In Ruania zhangjianzhongii, the following proteins share a genomic window:
- a CDS encoding formate--tetrahydrofolate ligase, with protein sequence MAGEPHFEVIPLPGIEDEIEEYLPARATVTVTASPRQGLAATLELTTRLALRGIDAVPHLAARQVRDVAGLRGILRDLDAAGVREVFVIGGDQKEPVGDFGSALELLRAMQGIGHEFTVGIAGYPETHPMIIDDVAVQAMWDKQVHASYLVSQMTFDARVLLEWVRRLRRRGITLPVRVGVAGPVGTARLLRVGAKVGVGDSLRVLSKHRGVLRHLSGTWTPARLLEDLTPAFADPGYGLAGVHVYTFNALARPPSGGSRRPVSGPAGRSMAGRWTTHQGDEQMAQTTTTPGNLEIARGAALQPIEEVAAGMGLGPHLLEHYGRGVAKIDLAAIEEVADRPPAKYIVVSAITPTPLGEGKTTTTVGLGQGLARTGRRATIAIRQASMGPTLGIKGGAAGGGYSQVVPMERLNLHLTGDMHAVTAAHNQLAAMIDNELFRGNPLGIDPDAVSWRRVLDVNDRALRDIVTGLGPRTNGPPRQTGFDITAASELMATLAMATSLRDLRERLGRTVVGFTRDGGEPVTAEQIRAAGAMTVLLREALKPNLLQTLENTPALVHAGPFGNIATGNSSVVADLIGIRTGDYLVTEAGFGADMGAERFFNIKCRVSSLVPDAGVVVATVRALKVHSGRHTVVAGRPLPTELLAENPDDVYAGGDNLRAQIANIRRHGVTPVVAINAFGGDYASEHEAIRAIAAEAGVRCALSTHFSEGGAGAVELAEAVAEAAEEPSEFHHLYPAEAGLREKIETIATQVYGADGVEYSTVAARSLDLFERSGWGDLPICMAKTHLSLSADPTLRGAPTGWTLPVREVRASVGAGFIYPICGQMQTMPGLGSDPAAVHIDINDDGETVGLF encoded by the coding sequence ATGGCGGGCGAGCCGCACTTCGAGGTGATCCCGCTCCCGGGCATCGAGGACGAGATCGAGGAGTACCTGCCCGCCCGTGCGACGGTCACCGTGACCGCGTCGCCGCGCCAGGGACTGGCAGCGACCCTCGAGCTCACCACCCGGCTCGCCCTGCGGGGCATCGACGCCGTCCCGCACCTGGCCGCGCGCCAGGTGCGGGATGTCGCGGGGCTGCGGGGCATCCTGCGGGACCTCGATGCCGCCGGAGTTCGTGAGGTGTTCGTGATCGGCGGTGACCAGAAGGAGCCCGTCGGTGACTTCGGCAGCGCACTGGAGCTGCTCCGGGCGATGCAGGGCATCGGACACGAGTTCACTGTGGGGATCGCCGGTTACCCGGAGACGCACCCGATGATCATCGACGACGTCGCTGTGCAGGCGATGTGGGACAAGCAGGTGCACGCGTCCTATCTCGTCAGCCAGATGACCTTCGACGCCCGGGTGCTGCTCGAGTGGGTCCGGCGGCTGCGCCGGCGCGGCATCACCTTGCCCGTCCGGGTCGGTGTCGCCGGGCCGGTCGGCACGGCGCGGTTGCTCCGGGTGGGGGCCAAGGTCGGGGTCGGGGACTCGCTCCGGGTACTGAGCAAGCACCGCGGTGTGCTGCGGCACCTGTCCGGGACCTGGACGCCCGCTCGCCTGCTCGAGGACCTCACCCCGGCGTTCGCCGACCCGGGCTACGGCCTGGCCGGCGTGCACGTGTACACCTTCAACGCGTTGGCCCGACCGCCCAGTGGTGGCAGCAGGCGACCAGTCAGCGGTCCGGCTGGGCGGTCGATGGCGGGCCGGTGGACCACACACCAGGGAGATGAACAGATGGCACAGACCACCACGACACCGGGGAACCTGGAGATCGCACGCGGTGCAGCACTGCAGCCGATCGAGGAGGTCGCCGCCGGAATGGGGCTGGGTCCGCACCTGCTGGAGCACTACGGGCGCGGGGTGGCGAAGATCGACCTCGCGGCGATCGAGGAGGTGGCCGACCGTCCGCCGGCCAAGTACATCGTCGTCAGCGCGATCACGCCGACACCTCTGGGCGAGGGCAAGACGACTACCACTGTCGGTCTGGGGCAGGGGCTCGCCCGCACCGGCCGCCGGGCGACGATCGCGATCCGGCAGGCCTCGATGGGCCCCACGCTGGGGATCAAGGGCGGGGCCGCCGGCGGCGGGTACAGCCAGGTGGTGCCGATGGAACGGCTGAACCTCCATCTCACCGGGGACATGCATGCGGTCACCGCTGCGCACAACCAGCTCGCCGCGATGATCGACAACGAGCTGTTCCGCGGCAACCCGCTCGGGATCGACCCGGATGCCGTCAGCTGGCGGCGCGTGCTGGACGTCAATGATCGTGCGCTGCGGGACATCGTCACCGGGCTGGGCCCGCGCACGAACGGCCCGCCCCGGCAGACCGGGTTCGACATCACCGCAGCCTCGGAGCTGATGGCCACTCTGGCGATGGCCACCTCGCTGCGCGATCTGCGCGAACGTCTCGGCCGGACCGTGGTCGGCTTCACCCGGGACGGTGGTGAACCGGTGACGGCGGAGCAGATCCGCGCCGCCGGTGCGATGACGGTGCTGCTGCGCGAAGCGCTCAAACCGAACCTGCTGCAGACCCTGGAGAACACCCCCGCTCTGGTGCACGCCGGGCCGTTCGGGAACATTGCCACGGGCAATTCTTCGGTGGTGGCGGACCTGATCGGGATCCGGACCGGGGACTACCTCGTCACCGAGGCCGGGTTCGGTGCAGACATGGGCGCCGAACGCTTCTTCAACATCAAGTGCCGGGTTTCCTCTCTGGTGCCTGACGCCGGCGTGGTGGTCGCCACCGTGCGGGCGCTGAAGGTGCACTCCGGCCGGCACACCGTGGTTGCCGGGCGCCCGTTGCCTACCGAGCTGCTGGCCGAGAACCCCGACGACGTCTACGCCGGCGGGGACAACCTGCGTGCGCAGATCGCGAACATCCGCCGGCACGGGGTCACCCCGGTAGTGGCGATCAACGCCTTCGGTGGTGACTACGCCTCCGAGCACGAGGCGATCCGGGCCATCGCAGCCGAGGCAGGGGTGCGGTGCGCGCTGTCCACGCACTTTTCCGAGGGTGGCGCCGGGGCGGTCGAGCTGGCCGAAGCGGTAGCCGAGGCAGCCGAGGAACCGAGCGAGTTCCATCACCTCTACCCGGCCGAGGCGGGGCTGCGGGAGAAGATCGAGACCATCGCCACGCAGGTCTACGGCGCCGACGGTGTGGAGTACTCGACGGTCGCGGCCCGCTCGCTGGACCTGTTCGAGCGCAGCGGGTGGGGGGATCTGCCGATCTGCATGGCCAAGACCCACCTGTCCCTGTCTGCGGATCCGACTCTACGCGGCGCTCCGACCGGGTGGACGTTGCCCGTGCGGGAGGTGCGCGCCTCGGTCGGCGCGGGCTTCATCTACCCGATCTGCGGGCAGATGCAGACGATGCCCGGCCTCGGTTCGGACCCGGCTGCCGTCCATATCGACATCAACGACGACGGCGAGACGGTCGGCCTGTTCTGA
- a CDS encoding glycine cleavage T C-terminal barrel domain-containing protein has translation MSVHTHPEILLYPRIRKSPFFYASRRHGVAMYSVYNRTYHPRHYGDPVAEYWALLNGVTLWDVGVERQIEITGPDAFDFTNLLVTRDLSTCQVGQCKYVFLTDDDGGILNDPVLLRLGENHFWLSLADSDILLWARGVAYRSGFDVQIREADVAPVQVQGPKSAAVMRDLFGDAVLDIGYYYLHEFTLDGLEVIVSRTGYTAELGYEIYVRDASLHAMRVWDLIWQAGQPHGLQVIGPCHIRRIEGGILAHGCDITFDTNPFEVGMGYDWMVSLDKAGDFIGKEALTRIRAEGPRRKLAGVEIGGPSLGSFNDGSMIDVYGVHHDGRRVGEVTSACYSPRLEKNIGYAMVPVELTALGTALTVDTGSEVRDAVVVAKPFIDPTKEQPKQDVNSLVAAGTAAADPAARQV, from the coding sequence ATGTCCGTGCACACCCACCCAGAAATTCTTCTCTACCCGCGCATCCGCAAGTCCCCGTTCTTCTACGCCTCTCGGCGTCATGGGGTCGCGATGTACAGCGTCTACAACCGCACCTATCACCCCCGTCACTACGGCGACCCGGTGGCGGAGTACTGGGCGCTGCTGAACGGCGTCACCCTGTGGGACGTCGGTGTCGAACGGCAGATCGAGATCACCGGTCCGGACGCCTTCGACTTCACCAACCTGCTCGTCACCCGCGACCTGTCCACCTGCCAGGTAGGTCAGTGCAAGTACGTCTTCCTCACCGACGACGATGGCGGCATCCTCAACGACCCGGTGCTGCTGCGGCTCGGCGAGAACCACTTCTGGCTCTCCCTGGCGGACAGCGACATCCTGCTCTGGGCCCGCGGCGTGGCCTACCGCTCCGGATTCGACGTGCAGATCCGCGAGGCCGATGTTGCTCCGGTCCAGGTCCAGGGCCCGAAGTCGGCCGCAGTCATGCGGGATCTCTTCGGTGATGCCGTGCTCGACATCGGCTACTACTACCTGCACGAGTTCACCCTCGACGGCCTCGAGGTGATTGTTTCCCGGACCGGGTACACCGCTGAGCTCGGCTATGAGATCTACGTGCGGGATGCGAGTCTGCATGCGATGCGGGTCTGGGACCTGATCTGGCAGGCGGGCCAGCCGCACGGGCTGCAGGTCATCGGCCCCTGTCATATCCGCCGGATCGAGGGCGGAATCCTCGCCCACGGCTGCGATATCACCTTCGACACCAACCCGTTCGAAGTGGGGATGGGTTATGACTGGATGGTCAGCCTGGACAAGGCGGGCGACTTCATCGGCAAGGAGGCGCTGACCCGGATCCGGGCCGAAGGCCCCCGCCGCAAGCTCGCCGGGGTGGAGATCGGCGGTCCGTCGCTGGGTTCCTTCAACGACGGCTCGATGATCGACGTCTACGGCGTCCACCACGACGGCCGGCGAGTCGGGGAGGTGACCTCGGCGTGCTACTCGCCCCGGCTGGAGAAGAACATCGGTTACGCGATGGTCCCGGTCGAACTCACTGCACTCGGCACCGCGCTGACGGTGGACACCGGAAGCGAGGTGAGAGACGCTGTCGTCGTGGCCAAGCCGTTCATCGATCCGACCAAGGAGCAGCCCAAGCAGGACGTCAACTCCCTGGTAGCCGCGGGTACGGCGGCCGCGGACCCGGCGGCGCGCCAGGTCTGA
- a CDS encoding DUF4031 domain-containing protein: MILIDPPMWPAHGTRFSHLVSDHTLAELHRFAAAAGLAERAFDGDHYDVPEERHGQLVRLGAAPVSAGELIRRLRNSGLRLPARARPERVQAVLTSRWQNLMPGQPGLGAELLDRWSEPHRRYHTGTHLLDVLTALDQLCTPSPPPAVTALAAWYHDAVYTGASGADEQASAELAAHTLPATGLPPDDIAEVVRLVLLTRSHSPASGDTPGALLCDADLAVLGRDSAGYARYLQQVRAEYAHVNEPDWRTGRSAVAKHLLALQPLFHSTVGAARWESTARRNLERELHALAGGGTPVSSP, from the coding sequence GTGATCCTCATCGATCCGCCGATGTGGCCCGCGCACGGCACTCGGTTCTCGCACCTGGTCTCGGACCACACCCTGGCCGAGCTGCACCGCTTCGCTGCTGCGGCCGGGCTGGCTGAGCGTGCTTTCGATGGTGATCACTACGACGTCCCGGAAGAACGGCACGGCCAGCTCGTCCGCCTAGGTGCGGCACCGGTCAGTGCCGGTGAGCTGATCCGCCGGTTGCGGAACAGCGGCCTGCGGCTGCCTGCACGCGCTCGGCCCGAGCGGGTGCAGGCCGTGCTCACGAGCCGGTGGCAGAACCTGATGCCCGGGCAGCCCGGGCTGGGTGCCGAGCTGCTGGACCGCTGGAGTGAACCGCACCGGCGCTACCACACCGGCACCCACCTCCTCGATGTCCTCACCGCGCTGGATCAGCTCTGTACACCGTCACCGCCACCAGCGGTGACGGCGCTCGCAGCCTGGTACCACGATGCCGTCTACACCGGGGCTTCCGGTGCGGACGAACAGGCGTCGGCGGAGCTGGCCGCCCACACGTTGCCCGCCACCGGACTTCCCCCGGACGACATCGCCGAGGTGGTCCGCCTGGTGCTCCTCACCCGATCCCACTCCCCCGCATCCGGTGACACCCCCGGTGCCCTGCTCTGTGACGCTGATCTGGCGGTCCTCGGCCGGGACAGCGCCGGCTATGCCCGGTACCTGCAGCAGGTGCGCGCCGAGTATGCCCACGTCAACGAGCCGGACTGGCGCACCGGAAGGAGCGCCGTCGCGAAGCACCTCCTGGCCCTCCAGCCGCTGTTCCACTCTACGGTCGGCGCCGCCCGGTGGGAATCGACGGCCCGGCGAAATCTGGAGCGCGAGCTCCACGCTCTGGCCGGCGGCGGAACCCCGGTCAGTTCACCTTGA
- a CDS encoding WXG100 family type VII secretion target has translation MPRFEVDSAEVARAGASARASATIINTEVTNMMRHLTALQSSWRGGASSAFGALITDWRATQRQVEASLDNISHALDASARQYADVESSNLRMFSR, from the coding sequence ATGCCGCGTTTCGAAGTCGACAGTGCCGAGGTCGCCCGGGCGGGTGCATCGGCCCGCGCCTCCGCCACCATCATCAACACCGAGGTGACGAACATGATGCGCCATCTCACCGCGCTGCAGTCCTCCTGGCGAGGCGGGGCGTCGTCGGCGTTCGGCGCACTGATCACGGACTGGCGGGCGACCCAGCGGCAGGTGGAGGCCTCGTTGGACAACATCTCGCATGCCCTGGATGCCAGCGCCCGTCAGTACGCGGATGTGGAGAGCAGTAACCTGCGCATGTTCAGTCGCTGA
- a CDS encoding cyclodeaminase/cyclohydrolase family protein: protein MRDESVAEVLAQMASGAPGPSAGSAAGLAAAMAAALVAKTARLSGRQLAAADELADADELAEEADTWRERALALAEADAAGVRALLTSGTDAPTDPSAIPAQIGEVAAAVERLAATLAEQGNPRLHADAVAAGQLAGAAGISIDAILRSNAGAPGAPLDSTDPHAGEPG, encoded by the coding sequence ATGAGGGACGAGTCGGTCGCCGAGGTGCTGGCGCAGATGGCCTCCGGCGCGCCGGGTCCGTCCGCCGGGTCGGCGGCGGGTCTCGCCGCCGCGATGGCTGCGGCCCTGGTGGCGAAAACGGCGCGGCTCTCCGGCCGCCAGCTCGCCGCCGCCGACGAGCTCGCTGACGCCGACGAGCTCGCCGAGGAAGCAGACACCTGGCGCGAGCGGGCACTGGCGCTGGCCGAGGCCGATGCCGCAGGCGTCCGGGCGCTACTGACCTCCGGCACTGACGCTCCGACCGACCCGAGTGCGATCCCGGCCCAGATCGGCGAGGTGGCCGCCGCTGTCGAACGGCTCGCCGCGACCCTGGCCGAGCAGGGCAACCCCCGCCTGCACGCTGACGCCGTCGCCGCCGGGCAGCTGGCGGGCGCCGCCGGCATCAGCATCGACGCCATCCTGCGCAGCAATGCTGGCGCACCCGGTGCACCGCTCGATTCCACCGACCCGCACGCCGGCGAGCCCGGCTGA
- a CDS encoding protein kinase family protein has product MSSTRSHRGQQLGGVLAGLDDSALLTLLARGEPLATGIGGSTLRVQVEGSPVFVKQMPLSALEKSDLRSTANRFGLPAVCHYGIGSPGFGVGRELATHELTTGWVHDGACDLFPLLLHWRVLDQGCPTDTSEFEGLGMARKWGHHWPRVRDRADALRAAESSVVLFLEHVPDTLESCLRRQFATGPRAAGAAFAEALGQLINATAWMGARGLQHLDERSFFASHGHYDHDAGVTSLLHWTLAEVGVCPRADRLATLRAVAAGRGAEYLGRVRTRVSGAAESFEEHAQTAVAVTELFDRLMTDATAAGYGAPNSASAP; this is encoded by the coding sequence ATGTCGTCGACCCGGTCGCATCGTGGCCAGCAGCTGGGCGGCGTGCTCGCCGGACTCGATGACTCCGCGCTGCTGACGCTGCTCGCGCGCGGGGAGCCGTTGGCTACCGGGATCGGTGGATCCACTCTTCGCGTGCAGGTCGAGGGCTCGCCGGTCTTCGTGAAGCAGATGCCGCTCTCCGCCCTCGAGAAGTCCGATCTGCGCTCGACCGCGAACCGTTTCGGCCTGCCGGCGGTCTGCCACTACGGAATCGGCAGCCCCGGATTCGGAGTGGGACGCGAGCTGGCAACCCACGAGCTGACCACGGGCTGGGTGCACGACGGCGCCTGCGACCTCTTCCCGCTCCTGCTGCACTGGCGCGTTCTGGACCAGGGGTGTCCGACCGACACCTCCGAGTTCGAGGGTCTCGGCATGGCACGAAAGTGGGGGCACCACTGGCCCCGGGTGCGCGACCGAGCAGATGCACTGCGCGCGGCCGAGTCGAGTGTGGTCCTGTTCCTCGAGCATGTTCCAGACACACTGGAATCCTGCCTCCGACGGCAGTTCGCGACCGGTCCGCGCGCGGCCGGGGCTGCGTTCGCCGAAGCGCTGGGACAGCTCATCAACGCCACGGCTTGGATGGGCGCCCGCGGCCTGCAGCACCTGGACGAGCGCAGCTTCTTCGCCAGTCATGGCCACTACGACCACGACGCAGGAGTGACCAGCCTGCTGCACTGGACACTCGCCGAGGTGGGCGTGTGCCCTCGCGCAGACCGGCTGGCCACGTTGCGGGCGGTAGCGGCTGGTCGAGGAGCTGAGTACCTCGGTCGCGTCCGGACGCGGGTGAGCGGCGCTGCCGAGTCGTTCGAGGAACACGCGCAGACGGCGGTCGCGGTCACCGAACTGTTCGATCGGCTGATGACCGATGCCACCGCCGCAGGCTATGGCGCCCCGAACAGCGCGAGTGCTCCTTGA
- a CDS encoding IclR family transcriptional regulator: protein MRDTGSVQSVDRAVQVLELLAREGEAGVAEVARELGVHSSTASRLITALSGHELVERLADTRRVRLGVGLLRLAGATASRLDVTTQAQPVCDGLAEELGETVNVAVLTGEAATNVCQAEGTSTVAMQNWVGQRTVLHATSSGKVLLAHLDDEERDGRLTAPLERFTEHTLTSAADLRRELQTVRETGWATAVEELETGLNAVAAPIRGHDGAVIAAISVAGPTYRLSPERLPEAAVTVARAGEAISRRMGYQPVVAQS, encoded by the coding sequence ATGCGAGACACGGGATCGGTGCAGTCGGTCGACCGAGCGGTGCAGGTGCTGGAGCTGCTGGCGCGCGAGGGTGAGGCCGGCGTGGCCGAGGTCGCCCGAGAGCTCGGCGTGCACAGCTCCACCGCCTCCCGGCTGATCACGGCGCTCTCCGGGCACGAGCTCGTCGAACGCCTGGCCGACACCCGGCGGGTCCGGCTCGGCGTCGGCCTCCTCCGGCTCGCCGGTGCGACGGCGTCCCGACTCGATGTGACCACGCAGGCACAACCGGTCTGCGACGGCCTGGCCGAGGAGCTCGGCGAGACCGTCAACGTCGCCGTCCTGACCGGGGAGGCAGCCACGAACGTCTGCCAGGCAGAGGGAACGAGCACCGTCGCGATGCAGAACTGGGTGGGGCAACGCACGGTGTTGCACGCCACCTCCAGCGGCAAGGTCCTGCTTGCTCATCTCGACGACGAGGAGCGCGACGGACGGCTCACCGCCCCGCTGGAGCGCTTCACCGAGCACACTCTCACCTCCGCGGCGGACTTGCGCCGCGAGCTACAGACGGTGCGAGAGACCGGGTGGGCCACCGCCGTCGAGGAGTTGGAGACCGGCCTGAACGCGGTCGCCGCGCCGATCCGCGGGCACGACGGCGCGGTGATCGCCGCGATCAGCGTGGCGGGCCCGACCTACCGACTCAGTCCCGAGCGGCTGCCGGAGGCAGCGGTCACCGTCGCGCGGGCGGGCGAAGCCATCTCCCGGCGGATGGGCTACCAGCCGGTCGTCGCACAGTCCTGA
- the groL gene encoding chaperonin GroEL (60 kDa chaperone family; promotes refolding of misfolded polypeptides especially under stressful conditions; forms two stacked rings of heptamers to form a barrel-shaped 14mer; ends can be capped by GroES; misfolded proteins enter the barrel where they are refolded when GroES binds): MAKIIAFDEEARRGMERGLNTLADTVKVTLGPKGRNVVLEKKWGAPTITNDGVSIAKEIELEEPYEKIGAELVKEVAKKTDDVAGDGTTTATVLAQALVSEGLRNVAAGANPIALKRGIEKAVEAVTAELLRTATEVETKEQIAATAGISAGDPQIGELIAEALDKVGKEGVITVEESNALGLELELTEGMRFDKGYLSAYFVTDQDRQEAVLEDAYVLLVESKITNVKDVLPLLEKVIQSGKPLLIISEDVEGEALATLVLNKIRGTFKSVAVKAPGFGDRRKAMLNDIAILTGGQVVSETVGLKLDNVGLEVLGTARKVVVTKDETTIVEGAGEADAIAGRVAQIRAEIDNSDSDYDREKLQERLAKLAGGVAVIRAGAATEVELKERKHRIEDAVRNAKAAVEEGIVAGGGVALLQAIDAAFSNLEVSDDEATGANIVRFASAAPLRQIAVNAGLEGGVVVEKVRNLPAGEGLNAQTGEYEGLLAAGINDPVKVTRSALQNAASIAGLFLTTEAIVADKPEPEAAAPAGGAPDMGGMGF, encoded by the coding sequence ATGGCCAAGATCATTGCCTTCGACGAGGAGGCCCGCCGCGGGATGGAGCGTGGGCTCAACACCCTCGCCGACACCGTGAAGGTCACCCTCGGCCCGAAGGGACGCAACGTCGTCCTGGAGAAGAAGTGGGGCGCCCCGACGATCACCAACGATGGCGTGTCCATCGCCAAGGAGATCGAGCTCGAGGAGCCGTACGAGAAGATTGGTGCAGAGCTCGTCAAGGAGGTCGCGAAGAAGACCGACGACGTCGCGGGCGACGGCACCACTACCGCAACCGTGCTTGCTCAGGCGCTCGTCAGCGAGGGTCTGCGTAACGTGGCGGCCGGCGCCAACCCGATCGCCCTCAAGCGGGGCATCGAGAAGGCCGTCGAGGCTGTCACCGCCGAGCTGCTGCGGACCGCCACCGAGGTGGAGACCAAGGAGCAGATCGCGGCGACCGCCGGCATCTCCGCCGGTGACCCGCAGATCGGTGAACTGATCGCCGAAGCCCTGGACAAGGTGGGCAAGGAAGGCGTCATCACCGTCGAGGAGTCCAACGCCCTGGGCCTGGAGCTCGAGCTCACCGAGGGTATGCGCTTCGACAAGGGCTACCTGTCGGCGTACTTCGTCACCGACCAGGACCGCCAGGAGGCTGTCCTGGAGGACGCCTACGTCCTGCTCGTCGAGTCCAAGATCACCAACGTCAAGGACGTGCTGCCGCTGCTGGAGAAGGTCATCCAGTCCGGTAAGCCGCTGCTGATCATCTCCGAGGACGTCGAGGGCGAAGCCCTGGCGACCCTGGTGCTGAACAAGATCCGTGGCACCTTCAAGTCCGTGGCCGTCAAGGCACCGGGCTTCGGCGACCGCCGCAAGGCCATGCTCAACGACATCGCCATCCTCACCGGTGGTCAGGTCGTCTCCGAGACCGTGGGCCTGAAGCTGGACAACGTGGGCCTCGAGGTCCTCGGCACCGCGCGCAAGGTCGTGGTGACCAAGGACGAGACCACCATCGTCGAGGGCGCCGGCGAAGCCGACGCCATCGCCGGTCGCGTGGCCCAGATCCGCGCCGAGATCGACAACTCCGACTCCGACTACGACCGGGAGAAGCTCCAGGAGCGTCTCGCGAAGCTGGCCGGAGGTGTGGCCGTCATCCGTGCGGGTGCCGCCACCGAGGTGGAGCTCAAGGAGCGCAAGCACCGCATCGAGGACGCCGTGCGCAACGCGAAGGCCGCTGTGGAGGAGGGGATCGTCGCCGGTGGTGGCGTGGCCCTGCTGCAGGCCATCGACGCTGCGTTCAGCAACCTCGAGGTCAGCGACGACGAGGCGACGGGCGCGAACATCGTGCGCTTCGCTTCCGCCGCCCCGCTGCGTCAGATCGCCGTGAACGCCGGCCTTGAGGGTGGCGTCGTGGTGGAGAAGGTGCGCAACCTGCCCGCCGGTGAGGGCCTGAACGCCCAGACCGGTGAGTACGAGGGCCTCCTCGCTGCCGGGATCAACGACCCGGTCAAGGTGACCCGCTCTGCGCTGCAGAACGCCGCCTCGATCGCCGGTCTGTTCCTGACCACCGAGGCGATCGTGGCCGACAAGCCGGAGCCCGAGGCCGCGGCCCCGGCCGGCGGTGCGCCCGACATGGGTGGCATGGGCTTCTGA
- a CDS encoding molybdenum cofactor biosynthesis protein MoaE, with amino-acid sequence MVVALTSISATDLDLAEHLDAVSGSEQGALTSFVGTVRDHSPDAAGTVTHLEYVAHPDAEAVLGRIAAEVAAGYPEVTLAASHRTGTVAVGGLAIVVCAGSAHRVDVFDACRQLVERIKAELPMWKKQVLTDGSHTWVGSA; translated from the coding sequence ATGGTCGTCGCGCTCACCTCGATCTCGGCTACTGATCTCGATCTGGCCGAGCACCTGGACGCAGTCAGCGGGTCAGAACAGGGCGCGCTGACCAGTTTTGTCGGCACAGTGCGCGACCACAGCCCGGACGCCGCCGGCACCGTCACCCACTTGGAGTATGTCGCCCACCCGGACGCCGAGGCGGTCCTGGGCCGGATCGCTGCCGAGGTCGCTGCCGGGTACCCGGAGGTGACGTTGGCAGCCAGCCACCGGACCGGCACCGTGGCCGTGGGCGGGCTGGCGATCGTGGTCTGCGCCGGCTCAGCGCACCGGGTTGATGTGTTCGACGCCTGCCGTCAGCTCGTGGAGCGGATCAAGGCCGAGCTGCCGATGTGGAAGAAGCAGGTGCTGACCGACGGGTCGCACACCTGGGTGGGATCGGCATGA
- a CDS encoding MogA/MoaB family molybdenum cofactor biosynthesis protein — protein MADQVQATVITVSDRCARGDREDRSGPEAARRLTEAGYAVGPVVVIPDGELSVAEAITAAVSSGARLVLTSGGTGVAPRDLTPEGTRRVLDRVLPGVAEEIRRREVASVPTSALGRGLTGTCGRAFVVNAPGSLGGVSTAVEVILPLIPHVLSQVDGGDH, from the coding sequence ATGGCGGACCAGGTGCAGGCGACGGTGATCACGGTCTCGGACCGGTGCGCCCGGGGAGACCGGGAAGACCGGTCCGGACCCGAGGCAGCACGCCGCCTCACCGAGGCTGGATACGCCGTGGGGCCAGTGGTGGTGATCCCGGACGGCGAGCTGTCCGTGGCCGAAGCGATCACCGCCGCAGTATCCTCCGGCGCCCGGCTGGTGCTGACCAGCGGCGGCACCGGGGTGGCCCCGCGTGACCTGACCCCGGAGGGCACCCGCCGCGTGCTGGACCGAGTGCTGCCGGGGGTGGCCGAGGAGATCCGCCGGCGAGAGGTCGCCAGCGTGCCCACCTCCGCGCTCGGGCGTGGTCTGACCGGCACCTGTGGGCGGGCGTTCGTGGTGAACGCCCCCGGGTCGCTCGGTGGGGTGAGCACCGCGGTCGAGGTCATCCTTCCGCTGATTCCGCACGTGCTCTCCCAGGTCGACGGCGGTGACCACTGA